From Etheostoma cragini isolate CJK2018 chromosome 10, CSU_Ecrag_1.0, whole genome shotgun sequence, the proteins below share one genomic window:
- the p2rx3a gene encoding P2X purinoceptor 3a isoform X2: protein MGSMMLGCVTDFFTYETTKSVVVKSWSVGIINRLVQLLIIMYFVGWVFIHEKAYQVTDTGIESSVMTKVKGFGYHNDRVMDVADYVYPPQGADIFCIMTKLIVTENQFQGKCAEFGEKFSCTTDKDCHKHFGSILTNGVITGVCIQPSNDTVNGRCEIEGWCPAENDQVEIQPMLDVNNFTIFIKNSIRFPLFNVTRGNFPTTMTATEIKRCTYHPEKHPFCPIFRVGDVLNYTGQTVDTLTSQGGEIGINIEWKCNLDLDIDYCVPKYSFTRLDAPFAKNAISKGYNFRFAKYFKTENGTDFRTLHKAFAIRFDVMVTGNGTVLCDIILLNFLKGAEQYKAKKFEEVSEAQIEASIAQSPGSQLSLKPCIKSSYDSGAISLATSE, encoded by the exons ATGGGCTCCATGATGTTGGGCTGCGTCACTGACTTCTTCACCTACGAGACCACCAAGTCTGTGGTAGTCAAGAGTTGGTCTGTGGGCATCATCAACCGGCTCGTACAGCTGCTCATCATCATGTATTTTGTCGG CTGGGTCTTCATCCACGAGAAAGCTTATCAGGTGACCGACACCGGAATTGAGTCCTCTGTGATGACCAAAGTAAAAGGCTTTGGTTACCATAACGACCGTGTGATGGATGTGGCCGACTATGTGTACCCCCCACAG GGTGCAGATATCTTCTGCATTATGACCAAACTCATAGTCACAGAAAATCAGTTTCAAGGAAAATGTGCAGAG tttggaGAAAAGTTTAGTTGTACCACGGATAAAGACTGCCACAAGCATTTTGGCAGCATCCTTACCAACG GGGTAATAACAGGTGTTTGCATTCAACCCTCCAACGACACCGTGAATGGTCGGTGTGAGATTGAGGGATGGTGTCCAGCTGAGAATGACCAGGTTGAGAT CCAACCGATGCTAGATGTTAACAACTTCACCATCTTCATCAAAAACAGTATTCGCTTTCCACTCTTCAATGTCACCAG AGGGAACTTTCCCACCACAATGACAGCCACAGAGATCAAGAGATGTACCTACCACCCGGAGAAGCACCCCTTCTGCCCCATCTTTCGTGTGGGGGACGTGCTGAACTATACTGGGCAGACCGTGGATACCCTGACATCCCAG GGTGGAGAAATAGGAATTAACATTGAGTGGAAGTGTAACCTGGACCTGGACATTGATTATTGTGTACCAAAGTATTCATTTACGCGACTGGATGCACCATTTGCCAAGAATGCCATCTCCAAAGGCTACAACTTCAG ATTTGCCAAATATTTCAAGACAGAGAATGGGACAGATTTTCGGACACTTCACAAAGCATTTGCAATCCGCTTTGATGTGATGGTCACTGGCAAT GGTACAGTTCTCTGTGACATTATCCTACTGAACTTCTTGAAAGGGGCTGAACAGTACAAAGCCAAGAAGTTTGAAGAG GTGTCGGAGGCTCAGATTGAAGCATCCATTGCTCAGAGCCCAGGCAGCCAACTGTCACTCAAACCATGTATCAAGAGCTCCTATGATTCTGGAGCCATTTCCCTTGCTACCTCTGAATAA
- the p2rx3a gene encoding P2X purinoceptor 3a isoform X1 yields the protein MGSMMLGCVTDFFTYETTKSVVVKSWSVGIINRLVQLLIIMYFVGWVFIHEKAYQVTDTGIESSVMTKVKGFGYHNDRVMDVADYVYPPQGADIFCIMTKLIVTENQFQGKCAEFGEKFSCTTDKDCHKHFGSILTNGVITGVCIQPSNDTVNGRCEIEGWCPAENDQVEIQPMLDVNNFTIFIKNSIRFPLFNVTRGNFPTTMTATEIKRCTYHPEKHPFCPIFRVGDVLNYTGQTVDTLTSQGGEIGINIEWKCNLDLDIDYCVPKYSFTRLDAPFAKNAISKGYNFRFAKYFKTENGTDFRTLHKAFAIRFDVMVTGNAGKFNTIPTLINLVAAFTSVGLGTVLCDIILLNFLKGAEQYKAKKFEEVSEAQIEASIAQSPGSQLSLKPCIKSSYDSGAISLATSE from the exons ATGGGCTCCATGATGTTGGGCTGCGTCACTGACTTCTTCACCTACGAGACCACCAAGTCTGTGGTAGTCAAGAGTTGGTCTGTGGGCATCATCAACCGGCTCGTACAGCTGCTCATCATCATGTATTTTGTCGG CTGGGTCTTCATCCACGAGAAAGCTTATCAGGTGACCGACACCGGAATTGAGTCCTCTGTGATGACCAAAGTAAAAGGCTTTGGTTACCATAACGACCGTGTGATGGATGTGGCCGACTATGTGTACCCCCCACAG GGTGCAGATATCTTCTGCATTATGACCAAACTCATAGTCACAGAAAATCAGTTTCAAGGAAAATGTGCAGAG tttggaGAAAAGTTTAGTTGTACCACGGATAAAGACTGCCACAAGCATTTTGGCAGCATCCTTACCAACG GGGTAATAACAGGTGTTTGCATTCAACCCTCCAACGACACCGTGAATGGTCGGTGTGAGATTGAGGGATGGTGTCCAGCTGAGAATGACCAGGTTGAGAT CCAACCGATGCTAGATGTTAACAACTTCACCATCTTCATCAAAAACAGTATTCGCTTTCCACTCTTCAATGTCACCAG AGGGAACTTTCCCACCACAATGACAGCCACAGAGATCAAGAGATGTACCTACCACCCGGAGAAGCACCCCTTCTGCCCCATCTTTCGTGTGGGGGACGTGCTGAACTATACTGGGCAGACCGTGGATACCCTGACATCCCAG GGTGGAGAAATAGGAATTAACATTGAGTGGAAGTGTAACCTGGACCTGGACATTGATTATTGTGTACCAAAGTATTCATTTACGCGACTGGATGCACCATTTGCCAAGAATGCCATCTCCAAAGGCTACAACTTCAG ATTTGCCAAATATTTCAAGACAGAGAATGGGACAGATTTTCGGACACTTCACAAAGCATTTGCAATCCGCTTTGATGTGATGGTCACTGGCAAT GCAGGAAAGTTTAACACAATCCCAACACTGATCAATCTGGTAGCTGCCTTCACCTCTGTTGGACTG GGTACAGTTCTCTGTGACATTATCCTACTGAACTTCTTGAAAGGGGCTGAACAGTACAAAGCCAAGAAGTTTGAAGAG GTGTCGGAGGCTCAGATTGAAGCATCCATTGCTCAGAGCCCAGGCAGCCAACTGTCACTCAAACCATGTATCAAGAGCTCCTATGATTCTGGAGCCATTTCCCTTGCTACCTCTGAATAA